The Hippoglossus stenolepis isolate QCI-W04-F060 chromosome 3, HSTE1.2, whole genome shotgun sequence genomic sequence CGCTCTCAGAATGAAATGTAAACCAGTGCAATCATGGGGCTCATCAAAAATCTTCTGAGCCGCTCCCTGCACATGCGGCCCTTCAAATGCCGCCGCAATCACACCCAAATTGTCGGCTCGAAGCTGTCAAGCAGCTTATGGAGACTGATATGAGATTTAGCTACAACCCGTGAAATGTTTGTTAGTAAATAAAACCTatttctggaaaaaaatgtcTCTCTGCGTCTGCATATCTCAGGGCAGTTTCAGTTTTGGAAACAGGAAAGAACAACTCttgtaaaaaacatgtcttcGAGGTGTTGAAATGTAACGGGTACCATTAAGTATGCTGTCATCAAAAAGCACAAGCTTTCTGCAACTTGGAAGAGCGGTAAACTTCCCACAAGATTTCTCTGCAGTGATCCACGCTTGAGTCACTGTGACGCATGAAGGTATAAATGGACACGATGTTGGGAAACGGATTGAAATTCTAAGGTACGATTACACAAGACTTAGTCATTGGTTCAATTTGTAGCTTAAGTGACCTTGGCGCCTGAACGCAGATTGAGAAAATGTGGACGCCGAGCCATGCGTTGTCAGTTTCTTAAGAAGAACCTGTCTGCTGTCACAACTGCGATAATGTGTTTAAGCGGCTGCAGATCCAGATGGGTTAGCGGCGTGGAGGTGGAACATGTGTCGGCTCTGCCTCGGGGCCATGGATGGCACAATTAGGTGCTCTCTCACCTCTGCAGACCGAGGTCACTGGGCCACAGGGGTCAGGGGTTATTTAGGGTCCTGTCTGCGCTGCCTtcctgatccagcagagaggaggacggCTGACGTCAGCTGTGTTGTTAGAAGTGTTCATTCATTCAGGAACTTCTCTCAAACAAGCACCAGTCAGGTGTTAAGAGCTTTTAGTAAATCAGCATTTCCGTGATATGTCAGAAAAAAACTGTGAGAATCTCTCCAGGAATTACGCTCGCACAACCTCATATTTTCTCTGTACCTAAATCTGCTGCAGCCAAACAGATTTATgaacagtctttttttttcatttgcagagCTTTACCATTCGTCACGGCAAAAATCTTTGCTTTGTACCATTTATAAACATAAGTTCCACATCATAAAGTACATTATTTAACCCATAAATCCTCCCTCAGTCTTTTAATCCGCAGTATTATCACTGACTCGGTTGATGTTGTGACCCTTGGttgaacagatttgtttttcagagaCTGGTTTTCAGCATGGTGCACATCAAATGTGAACTCGAAAAACCTTTCTCACTCCATCAGCATGTGTGATTTATGACTTTAATGTTGCTcatttgttgttaaaaaaaaggttttaaaaaatgtgtaatcATGAAAATACCATATAAATTGAATCATATGTATTCGTTAAAAGTATGCATTAAAGCAAGTACCGTCAACTGTTGGAAGTAATAAGTTAAGACTGATTTCGGTCCTGACAATGAATTGATGAACAAGAATGCAGACACATGGCTGCATGCGGACTGACGCTCCAGCACCAATCTGGAACCCATAAAGCCTCAGACATCTCTGCAACATTAGACACAGCACTCCTCATTGGCTGAGAGCGCCACTTACCCCCTTACTCTACCGCCCGCCCAGCAAACGCTCTCTTCCTGCTTCCCTGCCTGTCTCAGGACGGACCTCGCCCTCTGGAAGTCCGCTGAGCCAATGAGAAGTGCCTGCAGGCACTAGGTTAGCGTTTGGGTATAAAAGAGGTAGAGGTGGACCTGCCTGTCAgatggtttgttgttgttccgTCTGCCAGGTCGAGAGGGGGAATGTGAAAGTGAGAAATTTAACAAGCTAAGCGGGAAACGGAGCAGCCAGAGCGACGTCCAATCAGATGGAGCGTCAGCAGCCGTAACTTTGTTTGGAGTGAAAGAGTTTTGTGGCAAAAGCTTGTCGGGCTATCACCAGGGGTTGGCAGTGAAAAAGAGCCGTACTACGTCCCGTCTCTGTAGTGGAGTTTGGAAAGTCTTTCGTGGACGATACAATGAGAGAAGAGGTTTCCTGCACTAACTCCCCTGAAGGAGGGCTGGGGGCCAGTGAAGAGGAACTGGAGAGGGGGTCGAAGAAGAACCACCCATCAGGGAACCGCAAACGTTCGCCGTATCCCAAGAAGGACAGTCTCGGTCAGGCTGAGGAGAGCAGCACCGGCAGCCCCACCAGCCTGCTGCCGGCCGGCTCCAAGAGGGTGAAGAAAAGCCCCACAACTGTTGTGTCGCTGGCGCCCACGCCGCTGGGCCCAAGGCCGGACCAGCCCTTTGAGGACCTCCACTCTCAACGCGTCATAGCCAACGTGCGGGAGCGTCAACGCACTCAGTCGCTGAACGATGCCTTCTCATCTCTACGCAAGATCATCCCCACGTTACCCTCCGACAAGCTGAGCAAGATCCAGATCCTGAAGCTGGCCTCGCGCTACATCGACTTCCTCTACCAGGTGCTGCAGAGCGACGAGATGGACGCCAAGCTGGCCAGCTGCAACTACCTGGCCCACGAGAGACTCAGCTATGCCTTCTCTGTCTGGAGGATGGAAGGGGCCTGGGCCATGTCCACCAGCCACTAGGACCCCCTCGAACTTTTCTCCTACATCCTCTCGTGTCCACATCTCCACCCCACCGcccctgtctgtgtttgcgCCCATTTCCTGACCCCTGAACCTCTGAATTCAAGCCCTCTGGTCCGATCTTGACCTTTTCATCTCCAACCTTTGCATTCATTTCTCATCCTGCTCAGTCTCTGTGCTCCATGATGCTTCACTTCATTAACATCCACCACATTCTCCAACATCCACAGCTGGATATGTGCAACTAAAACCTGTCGTAGTTCACCCTGTTCCTCCGCATTGTTTCCACTTCCACTCTTCTCCCCTCCCAGTGCCACAGTTTGGTCCAGTGCAACAAGACGCTCCATTGCAGCCCCTCAGGTATGAAAACAACATAGAGAGGCCTACTCATACACAATACACAGTAATGTACGGACACGTGATAgaataatatatacaaacacacacgtgtttcCCATGTCTTCTGCACATGGACGTGAATTTACAGGTTTGATCTGAGCTggtgtttattttcacattcagAATAGTAATACAAATAATTCTCCAGTTATTTTACATGAGCCTTAAAGCtcaacaaataaatacagataaacaggctaaacaaactaaataagaTGAAATTAATatcttgcaaaaaaaaagaaaacaacaatagataaaaaaaactgttacatCTGTACATGTTctacattttgatttaatatttattgtgaGAAATGCAGAGTTGGTTCAGTGAAAGTtcagcagaaaaacaataacagtaagtaaaatgaaatgaaacatgttgattaacaaattataaaaaacCCTTAGAAATTCTGCATTCAGCTTTTTAAAGATACTATTTACAAAACATTACTCCACAATACTCTAACTGGGGTAttggttggtttggtttttgaaataaaggtttttatgCAATTGTGAACAAATGTAATCCAGTGTATTTGGTAAAATTTCATAAAACGATAAAATGATCAgatttgaaaaactgttttaattaattcagtATGAAGGTGAATGGGTTCAGTTCTTATTCACACAGCTTCAGAGAATCTCCAATAATTCAATGAAACAGAATCCTTTTCAATTACTCACTGATTAGAACTtctcaatttattttcatttcatacagATTTAGTAAATCATAATATGCTGTTAATTATTAGCTCATTTTAGTTGTTAGTCCTTAAACGTCATAAACGTTATGTTGCTCAAACAtcattaagtatttaaataaatcaaatgttggGTCTGTGTCAGTTTTTGCAAATTATTCTGCTGCTTTACGTTGGACtcgtgcaaaaaaaaaaagacaatctgGGGAGAATCTCTTTCTTATTGAATAACAACATTTAGACATTAAAACCAGTAAAAACCAGATCCAAACTAACTTCACTTATATGTTATATACAGcttttactgaaataaataaagtattactgaaaaactaaatgcGAACACATGTAATTATAAAAACTTTAGTAAAAAGTCGGGGATTTGGATATTATGGaataaattaattcaaaaatcagataaataaaaagaattgaATTTACAAACGTCCTCGTAAATTAACCACGATTAAATGCCTGTTTCCCAAACACTTAAAATTTCCTCAGACTGAAAACAGTGAAGCTTGGGCCACAATAAATAACATGAACAACAAGACTTGTAACCAtaaaacagagcagagatttaaaaagagCTTGTTAGATCACCCTGGTTCTTAAACTAAACTTAACTAAAATGAACATTATCTTGGTAAATCtcaactctgctgctgctgcactttgtcAGATGTGCATTATCTTGGTTTGACAGACCTCTGATGCTTTtatgacaaatgtttttctccAGAATCGGTCGGATCGACTTCACACAGGCTCTGGTTTTTTTCAGCCATTTTAACAGACACCAGATTCCTGCACAGGTACAGCatgaaaggaggaaaagaaagggagagtgGAAAAAAAAGTGTAGGCacatcagtctctctctctctctctctctctctctctctctctctctctgcagccttgccctctcctcctcaggatCTTGTATCGTGCAATCAGGCCCCGCCGGGGCCCAGACAAGCAGGAACCTTTAGATTGGAAACAGTTGTGAGGTATTAGGAAGGTGTGTGTAGCAGGGTTGGGGTCAGGCACATGGGCCTGTCAGCGCACATACATGTGCActggtgtgtatttgtgcacatgTTTGTGCTGGGCTTTAATTAgcttgtgtgtatatgtgcatgtaCGTGAACACATCTGTAGGTTAGTAAACAGGAACACGCTCAcagttgttgtttctgtgatttttaTCTGGTTCTCCTCCTGGTTTGAGTTTTAGCAGACTTAGGAAGTCAGGAAGTCCTTCCAAATAAAAGGACCAAGTACAAGATAAGTGTTTAAATggaaagaaacagtgaaatatgaTGAGATGCAGAGATGAGGCTGTGCTGGAGTGAATACAATCAGGTCAAGGTAAACacattgcaaacacacacgttgaCACACATCTGTGAACAGACATATACATGATTACaggcacattcacacacacacacacacacacacacacacacacacacacacacacacacacacacacacacagccgcagGCCATGTGCACACTGCAGGTGTTCCACTCTGCATTATTATAAAACCTCCAGCGGCCTCTGCAGCAGACGTTGAGGGCTCCAGCCGGCGCTGGGGGATCGCAAGTCAAGGCCCCTGCACGTGGAGCCGAGTGTCCTTGAATGCAGCGCGGTGGTTATTACCCACCAGTCTGCTGTGCTTGTTGTCATCAGCTCTAcagggggaaagaaaatcaaGGCCTGGTGCTGAGCTCGTTCAGTTTTAGGAGAGAGAGCAGTTTAGAAGGAGTCAGGAGAACTTCAAAGACAAgagtgtgcgtgcatgtgtgtgtgtttgagtttttaagCAGCATGCATACAGTATCTGAGGTTGTGTGTACTTTACATATTCAGTCACTCATACGTATGAGTATGCACAATATGCATGATAGAGGAAGTCATCAAAAAGGTTGAGCTGATGCTTCTTTTAAAGCTTTCTCAGATCTTAAAACCCGGATATTAGTGGGTGGACAAAAGAACTAAACACTTCGCAATTAGTGTCTaatatttagttgtttttgttatattgATTAAAGTCAGAGTGATTGAATTCACTGTGAGGCTGTTATTGATGGCGATGGCCAGGATGGCACTGAATTGCAAAGTGTTGCTGTTGCTTTTGCGCCCAACACACTTTTTCTAAAGGAAATAAGAGGATCATTGATTTTACGTGGCTTCGTTCCATCAGTTTGCATCAGGAACTGTCCCTAATATTTTGTTCTTCAGTGTAGAAAAGGCCCAAGTACTTTTCCTGACGTGCACACACCAGCATGAATGCACTGTGGGCAGTTTTTGAAGGTTTTGATGAGCATGATTTTCGGACATGTGGGTGTCTGGCTCAGCAGGAGACGTTCACAATGAGacgattgttttgtttgagttgGAAAAAATCAAACCTCTCCCTTCTGTTTACAGAACAATCAAAATGTCTGTCACTGCTCATTCCTCCACCGGAACCTCTGGCTCTGCtgcgtccgtgtgtgtgtgtgtgtgtgtgtgtgtgttttacagtttggaCTGATCAGCTGTTGGAAGCTCTTCTGAACATATCAAatctctggctctggctctcgACTGATTTGGGACCAGATGTAAAGTCCTCTGCGGCTCATCTGCGTTTTTAAAAAGCCTCATCCAGAAGTTGTGGCTTCTGATACTCATCTTTATTTTTGGAGCGCCACACTGCGAGCTGAGCGCAGGTggacagggtgtgtgtgcgtgtgtgtgtgtgtgtgtgcatttgccTGCTGCgtgcatttgcatgtgttggccttcctcacacagctgcagggacAGAGAGCCATGGAGGGATAACTTCTGGTTTGACACGTAGGCAACAAAAGGCCACATGACTGACTCATGCATCAGGATCTGTCAAACTGTTTAACAGATGTTAAAattgattattatcattaaagcTATTATTAGAGatatttgtaatttaaaataaaagatctgGATTCAAAGCGTAGAGGGCGGAATCTGCCACTACCGATAAAAACTATCATTACTGCAGCGTGTaatctgtgtatatatatatttttttgtcttggtACTGACCTATGCAAAATTAATTTCCCTTTGGGGACAATTAAGAATAtcaatctaatctaatctaatctaatctaagcttgatttcatgaaaatctgaaTTCTCCGGCCCCGGCTTGAGAATGTCATGCCCGACATGAATAGAGTATAACTCTGCAACTACAGCGTCTATTTgaataatctatatatataaaggtaACACTTGTGAGATTTCTGCAGAGGTGCAAGCATCAGCATAGACATTAGTAGGTCAGAGAAAATGAAGATGGATCACAACATAAATTAAAGATTTCATGTCAGcccaaataaatgaacaaagaaatcaaattttttttattttaagtgaCTATCCCCTATGATATCATGCAGTTGTGCGGCCTGGTCAGATTTAGCCAGagcacaatgtttgtgtgtttcgaTCGGGTGTGTACACTAATGCGGCGTCttgttaatattttttctattaaaaagaaaaagcaaataaattcAGCAGAATGCAGCATTAAAGCCCGTTCCCATGAATTAACACGCTCATGCTTTAGTGGCATAATGAAAGTCATGTGACACCCACAACACCCGACACACAACCCCTGGTAGCtggacctctctctctctctctctctctcttccttaaAGACAGACTGTAATtagagagaagtgagagagcGGCTCAGATGAAACGTTTGCTTGTTAAAAGAAAGAGACTAAGATGCAGTCGAGGAGCTTTGGGgatttttccactttttccaCTGAACAcacgtgtttgtttgtacacacactgatgcatgtcCAGTTATCTAAAAGCTCACCGTCTAATCATGTGTTTCTCGTCCCTGCAGAAAACCCACAAACGGAAAATTCTCTCAACATTTGTTCCCGCTTCACCAGccacccccctctctttttatctttaatttttttttttctactttgtcTGGACACATGCTCGACTCATGACGCTGACGTTTCCATGGCAGCGGTGTTTTTGAAACACTGGCGAGGAGACGTGACAGTCGAGCGCTGAACATtgtgactgatgaaaacaaacaaagaaacaaacagctgGCCTGCGGtgacaatgaaacaaaatggctgctggtTCGAGTGCCTTTGGGTAACACCGTGATAACCATTGTCCACGACGGACAACTCACTGCCAGACAAGACATTCAGATGACTAATGATGATGGCACAGTGATGGTTAGAGGGCGGTCACAGCCAATGAATGTTTACAGCAAAAATGCTAATAAGCTAAACGCTCTGGCTCTCAAAGCCCCAAAGCCTTCTGGGAaaaggaagagcaggaggaatcGGACGCAGATCTTCTCCTCTGTCGTGCTGTAGTAACTGGATAgctttctgtgtatttgtttggaATGACTTTAAGTGTATctgtttgtgaaatttggtgtaCGCACACTGTATCACTTCAACTCTGCTTGTGCATTATActttaatgaaaaatgtccaCATGAAAACCACTGATCCCAGTTGGGCCGCCAATCCACATCTGCTTATGTTAACCTCCGTGTTTCTGTCAGAAAGgcaaaagtaaatgtttgtcgGCTTtttgctgcagctttaaaatctCTTCGCAAATTCGCTGTGACTATTTACAATAAAGGatgtaaaacaaagaaaatcagagCGTTTCTTGTAAAATGTGCCAAAGTGATGATGAGGTGATTACAGCCACAGTATAAAGGATTCATTTATAACCATTGGTCGTCTGTCTATTCTTTGATCGTGCATCttgtgcattttctttttgatcGGCTCTATTGTGCCGACTCCTGTGGACAATAATTTTGATCATGAAATAATTACAACACACATGTAAGATTTGAGAAGAGTTTGTTGGAACACGCGATTACAACATTCGAAGGTTGAAGGAGCACgaaattagaaataaatgaatcttCTTATTCAAATCTATATAATTTACCTTTATTAAGGACTTTTTTGGAAACAAAAATAGTAGAAAAGACAAAAGTCAGACATAGAAAccaaaataaagtcattatatACACTGTACAGAAAATTGATCAGACAGTCAGTTCTGATCAAACTGGACTCGACGTGCACTTTGAATTAAGATCCAGTTTGCTGAAGCGACCTCCTCACAGACTGGTCAGCGTGATTCCTCGAGGCACACGGGCTGATCATTTGGTCTCCAAGTGCGACTGGGGTTCATTTTTAagatcaaatacaaaaataagtaATTTAAGACAAAAGAGAAGACATGAGATATGTTAGGTCCTTGTCGTGAATGTTCTCGTAAAGCTTTGTAAAGCGTCATTTTCACATCAGATGAACGAAGATCTGAGAGGTTCTGAGCTGCGTCCACAGCGCAacatgaggaaagaaaagagaaagagcaaaCATACGGTATTAGCAAAATAACCTATAGCACCGTCACAATTGTGTTAGACATGCAAAGAGCACTTCAAAGGCAGAATCTGAATGTATAAATAGAAGGCGTGTCGGTTTTTGCTTTTGGGAACATTTGTTTATACGTCCGTCCTGTGCTTTCGGTGCTGTTCAACTGTTTggatagaaaaagaaacattcacaaACTCTTCAAAGACTTTGAAGTTCTTTAAGCTGTGCCAGTCCAGGGACGGCACATTGTTCTCATAAACTTTGGTTGCGCTTAACCTGTGTCCAATTGCACAGTGTGGATATTCAGCTATCTCAGTATTACTGCTCTGTCCTAACTGCTGCAATGTCCTTGTTTGGTTCGGGGAGAAAAAGAACCCTGACGCTGACAATAAACAGAGCGGcgctgctgaaaaacaaaggtcagctcaataaaagaaaataaagaaataaaagtgtaaatgaAATCTACAAAATACAGTAGGAATGCTCATCCACAGGTAGAAACACTGGTCCACGTAACGCAGCAAACGTAACATAACACACGTAATGTAACACACGTCATCAAAGTTCAGAGGTTAAGACCGAAGTTGTTCTGACCCTCCCATCCTGAGGGTAAGATAAGTGCACTTTGTGTGTGGGAGATTGTTGTGAAGTCCATGTGGCTTTGAATGTGTATCTCATCCAAACGTGCGATCTGATGTGATCTGCATCGTCACACGTATAATCATTTCTGAGTGGtcacgtctctgtctctgctgtcgTTCGACTGCGTCTCTTTTAGAGCGATAAATTACTGATACTCCAGTGACGACAGGCATTAGCTCTTCATTGTGACTAATGCCACCGATACAAACTACAGTATGTCCGTACATTTAAGATGCACCTCTGACGTGTCTTTTTCTATGTGTCCGCGAGTGATAATAACAAAGACTGCAGCCACCTGGAGTTTCGCTGCATATGCTCGCCTGACGGACTacgagaggaaaagaaagagaaaaaaaaaaaagatttaagaaAATATGTGGACATacaaaacaatatgaaacaCATGTGTCTCAGACTGTAGCTTCACTCTGGATTactgaaaaaaaatctcatgCTGACATTCACAAAGATGTGTGGCATAggtcaaatgaatgaatatttaaaatatgagaCACTTGATTGTCATCGTCCGTCTCCTCCATCTTGTCCAGTTCACATTACACAACGGTACAGTGCAAAACGATCAGAGAGGATCTTTTCCTTCATTGGCTCTTTTGTCAGATGCAGACAAGTGACATCATCATAGTGGGACGCATTGTAAGTGCAGAGGGACGCGTCTGCTCTCCTTCACAGGCACGTCATGCAGGGACCACTCTTTCCGCTCAGGGTGATTCGGTAAGCCgaggtgacctttgaccccggcTTCAAGGTTACAAGAGTTTTGAGTGGTCACTCGCAGGTCTTTAGGGAATCGTTAATGAGGTGAATGTTTTAAGTCACAGAGCTGAGTGTTCCGTGTTGCTGGCTCCAAAAGACTGAACTTCCTTCATTAATCTGCCTCTGGGTGTCTTCGTTTTCAGTTTTCTCTAAGTTCAGTGTGTGACGTCTGCTTCAGGAAGAGCCTGCGGAGGCGTCATGAGAATATGAACGTTGTCCAGGTGTCCAGGTCAGTTGTtgctcggtgtgtgtgtttgatccagAGTTGTCAGACTGGAGCCAGAAGTCGTGCAGGTGGAGGAGTTTTTGTGAGGCGAAGAATATAGTGGTTGAACTGAGGAGGACATCTGGTTCCACTGATGGTCCAAATgcataactgtgtgtgtgtgtgtgtgtgtgtgtgtgtgtgtgtgtgtgtgtgtgtgtgtgtgtgtgtgtgtgtgtgtgtgtgtgtgtgtgtgtgtgtctccattcAGACTCGGTTGAAGGCAGCTGTCAAGAGACTGTTTCTTCAGAGAGAATCCCCCCTCTATGTCAGTTTTCTGACTGATTCcttaaaaaacaagagaaaatattgaattaaaCTTTACAGCAAATTACTGACAGTATTGTATATTTCCTAAAGCACAagataataaatatgtttattttttagtaaACATCTTTACCTGTCAGACATGAGGGCTCCCATCGACAGCGAGGCGATGGCGCTGACAGCCTCGCTGTCCGAGTCTCGCCTCAGCCGTCGTCTCTGGGCCTGCAGGTAGGACAGACCCACTGTGGTGGCCGAGTCCTTCAGACTGTGCCAGTACTCACCTGCAGGAAGCAGAGggatgggagagagggagagagggagaggaggcaggaaatGGGAGAGAGGAAGATTAATGGCCTCAGTCGCTGGTATTtcaatgatgttttcattttgaatggtTCCTTTAGGGAAAGTGTCTGCGCTGCATTAATAAAAAGCCCTACTTGGTGTTTGATCCCCCAGTTGTGGCTGTTTGATGTGAATTTAAGTATTGACTGTGATATAAACAGCCCCTGGTCCAAATATCCATGTTGATCATTTCAGATATATAAACTCAAGTTCACTCTCTTCTCTGTGGCTCTCCCGGACAGAGCCCCGTGACACACagtggaagtaaaaaaaatcaatcagtgttttcaaatgtgttcatctatgagcatgtgtgtgttctggctGTGCATGCAACTCAAATATATTTCACCCGAGGATAAAATTATGGGCTTAACATTCTTGTGGCTttgcaaatatttttaattaatctaaTTTGGTTGGGATAACATTTGTGTGCAATCAGGAGGGGATGTTGCGAAGGTCGTGTGCCAGAGAAGTGTTTGAAGATAATTGGAGCCAGGGCGggccgtgtgtgtctgtgtgagtgtgtgtgtgcgtggtggTCTGTGAGTGGGACggctggagggagggatgggagaCAGGGATGTAAAGGAGGAGAGATGTGGCCGGAGAGCAGGACTGatgaggagacacagaggagagatcGCTGAGTGGAGAAATAAAGAGGCTTACGTTTTGAAGGTGGATCAGTAGAGGTGAAGAGAGACACATATATTATGAACATTTCATCTGATTAAactactttttgttttaatcaaacttttaaaata encodes the following:
- the LOC118104457 gene encoding twist-related protein 2, which codes for MREEVSCTNSPEGGLGASEEELERGSKKNHPSGNRKRSPYPKKDSLGQAEESSTGSPTSLLPAGSKRVKKSPTTVVSLAPTPLGPRPDQPFEDLHSQRVIANVRERQRTQSLNDAFSSLRKIIPTLPSDKLSKIQILKLASRYIDFLYQVLQSDEMDAKLASCNYLAHERLSYAFSVWRMEGAWAMSTSH